In the genome of Streptomyces sp. Tu 3180, the window GCGTACGGCAGGGACGTGCGGACGGTGTCCACGAAGTCCTCCTCGCGGATGTCGCCGTGCTCGGCCTCGGTGAGGAGCTTCGGGGAGACGTCGAGGGACATGAAGGGGTCCGTTCTTTTTGGGGGGGGTGGGGGTCGATGAGGAGGTGATGCGTCAGGACAGTGCCGCCGGGCCCGGCACGAAGTCCGGGTCCACCTGGGCCGCCAGGTCCTCGCCCGTGCGCTCGTCCGCCCACGCGCGGGCGTTGCGCAGGTGGAACTCGACGGCGTGGCGGTGCAGGCGGTCCCAGTCCCTGGGGTGGGCGTCGACGGCCTCGCGCAGGAGGTTCAGCGCGTGCCGGTTCTGCGGCTCCAGGGAGTCCAGGCCGTCCGGTTCGGACCGGCCCTGCTCCGCCGCGCGCACCCAGTCCGAGTGCACCAGGTGGGTCAGCAGGTCGTCCCCCACCTGTTCCTTGAGGAAGAGCAGGTCGTCCTCGCCCGTCACCTTGTTGCCGACGACCGCGATGCGGATGCCGAACTCGCGTGCGTGGTCACGGTACTGGCGGTAGACCGACACGCCCTTGCGGGTGGGTTCGGCCACCAGGAAGGTCATGTCGAAGCGGGTGAACAGGCCGGAGGCGAAGGCGTCGGCGCCCGCGGTCATGTCGACCACCACGTATTCGCCGGGGCCGTCGACCAGATGGCCCAGGTACAGCTCCACCGCGCCCAGCTTGGAGTGGTAGCAGGCCACTCCCAGGTCGCTCTCCTCGAACTCGCCGGTGACCATCAGCGGGACCCCGCCGGCCCGGGAGACGTGCCGCGTGTGCAGTTCGTCGTCGCCGAGGAGGCGCAGCAGGCGTGAACCGCGGCCGGGCGGAGTGGTCTTGATCATGGACTCGGGAGAGGCGATGCGGGGGTTGGTGCCGCGCAGAAAGGACTTGATGTCGTGCAGACGGGGGCCCAGGGGAGGGGGCGTCGCGGGGGTGTCCTCACCGGGGGCGAGCGCCTGCGCCAGGTGCTGGTTGATGTCCCCGTCGACGGCGAGGACCGGAGCGCCGTCGCGCGCCAGGTGGCGGGCGAACAGGGCGGACAGGGTCGTCTTGCCGCTGCCGCCCTTGCCGACGAAGGCGATTCTCACCGGCACCCCTCCTTTTTGAAAATGAATGTCATGTGAGTAGGTTCTAGGGTGCGGCATAGGGAGGTGTCAAACTCCTCCGCCCGTGTCGGCTGATCTTCATCCGCCCGATCGACTCGGAAGGGTTGATGCGTATGGATTGCAAGTGCGTAGCTGCAGTGGCGGCCGGGCTGCTGCTGGCCGCGGCCGGTTCCGCCGTCGTGGCGGCGGCGCGTCCCGCCGGGTGGTCGGGGGCCGCCGGAGTGGTGCCCGCGGCCGGATGCGTCGTCCTGCTCACCCCCGGCCAGATGCTCGTCGTGCCCGTGGCCCGCGCCTGGGTGCCCGACCTCGCCCAGGAGGGCCGGCCCGGCCTCTGCACCGGGGCGCTGTCCTCGGTCCCCGGCCTGATCGTCCTGCTCGGCAGCTCGGCAGCTCGGCGACCGGGGCGCTGCTGCACGCGGGGCTGCCGCCGGCGGTGCCGTGGCTGGTGCCGGCCGCGGTGGCGGCGGTGCTGCTCCCGGGGAGGCGCCCGTGAGCACCTCGCGCCCCGCTCACCCCGCCCCGCGCATCGCCTCCCACCCGCCCCGCGCCTCGCCCCGTGTCACCCGGCGACCAGTTCCCGCACCTCGGCGGCGGGAGCCGGCACCCGCACCCGCGACGTCCGCCACAGCCACAGCACGTCGCGTCCGAACGACCACACCAGCAGCCCCAGCGCCAGCGCCACCACACCGACGTTGGCCCCGTGCGGCAGCAGGTCCGCGCCCGCC includes:
- a CDS encoding ATP-binding protein — its product is MRIAFVGKGGSGKTTLSALFARHLARDGAPVLAVDGDINQHLAQALAPGEDTPATPPPLGPRLHDIKSFLRGTNPRIASPESMIKTTPPGRGSRLLRLLGDDELHTRHVSRAGGVPLMVTGEFEESDLGVACYHSKLGAVELYLGHLVDGPGEYVVVDMTAGADAFASGLFTRFDMTFLVAEPTRKGVSVYRQYRDHAREFGIRIAVVGNKVTGEDDLLFLKEQVGDDLLTHLVHSDWVRAAEQGRSEPDGLDSLEPQNRHALNLLREAVDAHPRDWDRLHRHAVEFHLRNARAWADERTGEDLAAQVDPDFVPGPAALS